In Raphanus sativus cultivar WK10039 unplaced genomic scaffold, ASM80110v3 Scaffold0106, whole genome shotgun sequence, a genomic segment contains:
- the LOC108829633 gene encoding uncharacterized protein LOC108829633 produces MAMVAKLHEGDAIVVQLFKVFDAIGEYRTTPHPYKIGFYPTTFVGKAEDFPSEVPEKNFADFTDILEGNIDSSCLVDVIGQIVNFGSLENKSIKGKDNMRLLIELRDHRFCSVKEWKGVYSISSGFNSTHILLNTTCSLVDEFKLCLPDDSLAITNKDSSQWSVASATSVCARFFVLNERLTIRDIVDSTLVGTFVTLGTIENIDTERGWQYLSSKYHNKKVLPTTNVDDENRPLFFCNTCDKEHIDVIPRFKLIVHVKNETGEANFLLFDGNAQVLVRRSAAELYDENLDEDLLPEAVSDLFGKKILFEVSVDADNIKGKSSQYVVRIATADRELIEEFASLPVKHVLMLHSSDDISSGSGGLSGTPLSKRKSQDEQESSLEDQHSVNKKLFLKKVKGE; encoded by the exons ATGGCAATGGTcgcaaa GCTACATGAGGGAGATGCAATTGTCGTCCAGTTGTTCAAGGTCTTCGATGCAATTGGTGAATATCGTACAACTCCACATCCGTACAAAATTGGTTTCTATCCAACCACTTTTGTTGGAAAAGCTGAAGACTTTCCAAGTGAAGTTCCTGAAAAGAATTTTGCGGACTTTACCGATATTCTGGAAGGAAATATTGATAGCAGCTGCTTAGTTG ATGTTATTGGCCAAATAGTCAACTTTGGGTCGTTGGAAAACAAAAGCATTAAAGGAAAAGATAACATGAGGCTTTTGATCGAGCTACGTGACCATAG GTTCTGTTCCGTTAAAGAGTGGAAAG GGGTTTACTCCATATCTAGCGGGTTTAATTCCACCCACATTTTGCTAAACACAACGTGTTCATTGGTTGATGAGTTTAAATTGTG TCTTCCTGATGATTCACTTGCTATTACAAACAAAGATAGTAGCCAATGGTCTGTTGCTAGTGCTACATCTGTTTGTGCCCGGTTTTTTGTTCTTAATGAGAGGCTAACAATAAGAGATATCGTTGATAGTACTCTG GTTGGGACTTTTGTCACTCTGGGTACTATTGAAAACATAGATACTGAGCGTGGTTGGCAATATCTAAGTTCCAAATACCACAACAAAAAAGTATTGCCTACAACCAATGTTGATGATGAGAACCGTCCCTTGTTCTTCTGCAATACATGTGATAAAGAACACATTGATGTCATTCCGAG gtttaaattaattgtcCACGTTAAAAACGAAACCGGTGAGGcaaactttcttttgtttgatggcAATGCTCAAGTGCTTGTGCGTCGTTCTGCCGCTGAACTCTATGATGAG AATCTAGATGAAGACTTGTTACCAGAAGCAGTTAGCGACCTTTTTGGCAAGAAAATCCTTTTTGAGGTTTCAGTTGATGCTGATAACATCAAAGGAAAGAGCTCTCAGTATGTTGTCCGAATTGCTACTGCTGACCGTGAACTGATTGAGGAATTTGCTTCTTTGCCAGTTAAACAT GTCCTAATGCTGCATTCTTCAGATGATATTTCTTCTGGTTCAGGTGGTTTATCAGGAACTCCtttgtctaaaagaaaaagccaagaTGAACAAGAGAGTAGTCTTGAGGATCAACACTCCGTGAACAAGaaactttttctaaagaaaGTCAAGGGAGAGTAA